Genomic window (Plasmodium knowlesi strain H genome assembly, chromosome: 9):
TGAGTTTTCAACGCATAGCCACTTAACATGGCACTTTCTGCTAAATgcctccttttcatttatgCTCATATAGTCAAAATGGGTTATACGAGGACAGCTCGCTGGGGGAACGTAATCATCTGGGGCTTTACAAACTCCTGAATTCATCAAATTGATCCACCCTCGGGGGCAGTCATATAGGTCATAGGCAAGGGTGCACTTGTTCTTACATGGCCACACGATTCCGTACTTCGTGGAAAAGGCTACTCTTTGCTACGGAGGTTAGCAGGGGTTGTAATGATTCCACGCAGTGTTTCCGCGTTGTAGTGTTGTGCTGTTGTAGTGTTTCCGCGTTGTAGTGTCATTCGCCACCGCAGCGTTATCAGAATTGTCAATTTTGCGTATGTGCTTAATAGAGATGGGAATTTTCCCACCTTAAGATTATTACAATATTAGCATCTTTCAAACTCGAATGGTgaactccattttttcccttacgTGATAAGACATGTTGCTTATGGAttccatttcctccttcgaAATTAACCCTTCGAAACCGTGGCTACTGCTGCAGGTATCCTTGCTCGCATTGTAGGACCAGCCTGTCGTAAATGCGTACATGTGTTTTTTTGGAAAgagataaaaatgggaaaattgcGATGCACCTAATtcggaaaaattattatttggATTCATTCCATTATTTAACCTTTAGGACACGTTATTGAGTAATCCCTTTCTGCAAAGTGGGAGGGAATGGGGCAAAtggaaatgcattttttaaattaagcATCATTTGAGCACCTGCCCCAAGCTTTATGTATCCATCTGTGGAATGCTACCCGTTTAACGCACATCCCATTAGTATCCAACCATGCAGTACACACACTGTGTATATTTGTACACACAGAGGAactattttcaattttccctTTGAACAAACTCACCGCATGTCTCTTCTTTGCAAGGCCACACCTATGTATCCGCATTCAAAGtagttagaaaaaaaaaaaaaaaaattccacatATAAATGTTTTCAAAGCTGCGTAAGGCATTTTGGTAAGTActtctctctcccccccccttggcgCATAAATCTGTTCTACGTCTATCATCTTTATCAGTCGGGGAACTCCTCACTTACCACTTTACAAGCTGcataaaaatggggaaattaaaaaaaaaaaaaaaaaaaatgtaaccgAGTAAAACACAGCACTAAGCACATAAAAGTATCCTATTTATACCCCCATATTATAGAATATTGAAAGTACCGGAAGAAAagtcctccttctccttttttgtgaaggCACCAAAATCCTGCAAATGGGTGGCAGTTCAATGAGGAATTTATGTCCACATTAGCCTGACTTGAAAAAGCTATAGTTAATATTTCCATGTGCATGAAAGCAGCCAATCCAATTACCATTGTCTTGTTGCATCCTCCGGAATagtttcttcaaaaaagggaaaaacaaaaataaatgcgaCATTCATTTGGCATTTATAAGCAACGGTAGTAACTGCGATCATATTTCTTTCTCtcaatgtatttttttcctttcccttttttacgcCTACTCTGGAGCCTCGCACATTCCGGTGTAAGTCCAATCCACTGGACACTCCTTGGAGTAATCCCGTCCGCTATCCCCGCACAATTCATTAAGACACAGCCAATTCActtcaagaaaaaaagagaaaaaatatatcatcaATAAGATTAACATTTCACCaatatatttgcaaaatttttaaagtcATCACCTTTCCCGATTTACCTTTACATTCCATTCCTATAagacttttctcctttgcgcTCATGGGTTCAAAAGTCATCAGGTGCGAACAGGGCCCTTCGTAGTCCCTTTCATCGAAGAGGGCGGGAAAATGGCAgataaaaatggatataTCATATGTATACCTAAATTTGCAGAGTTTTCCCCTTGTTCATAATACAAATGTGCATCTGCAACCACACATATTTTATGTTGTCCCATTTGATTATCTTCTCACTTGGGTGAGATGCACTGCGTTTCGGATACTTTCTCCCATAGAGATGGACACTGTTTTGTATAGTCCCGCAAGCATATTTTATCATGAACAGGCTTTCTAGAGAGCCATTTCCCCTCTTCCAAATCGTCCATCAACAACTTTTCCAAACTTGTGGGTATTTTGACATCTAACAAATCACCACTCAAAGAAGATGGGGCTTTGCTTTCCTCGTAGTGGCTGAAAGGGAAAACAAGACAATCGTATACTGTCTAGTGTAACTAAATATAATggttaaatatatatacagttttattttatttttctctcatttttgttttcttcccctgATGAATAACCTCTCCAAATTATCCTTTATCTTAGCTGCAAAtattaaatgaataaaattcgATGAAAAAAGATGAGGTAGAATAAAGCAATGCCAATCATCATTAACAATTTCAGTGCGCGTCCCGCAGAAAAGTCAAATGAGTAGACATGCAAACAGGTGTAGTCACACGCCTTTATTGTTcccctttaaaaattttggtGCCCCCTTTTATGTACCTCCTAATTCTTTTGCTATACTCCCATATCTTCAAAATtatcaagaaaaaaataatgataaggaaaaaatgtagtagAAAAGGaagcgtatatatatttttttttaactgtaGGATAATTTGTTCTGCACAATGCAAGAACTTCCTTCGCGCGTCCTTGCAGGAGAGGGAGTTGCGCGCAGTCCactttggaaaattttcccctCAGCTAACACACTATGCAAACTTATGTTCACTTGTAAGTAAACATTTGTCATCAAATGATTAgcaaattcattttgtgaaattCTCGAAAATTCGTATTACCCTTCTTCCTCGTTAGCCTGCTCTTCCTCTGGGACATCTTCCGCTGTTATATGCATAGCACGAGGCActtgcagtttttttttttctttttttttttgttccatatctttctcatttttagcTACATtagacacattttttatattattcaattttttcctcttttcaatttctttttttattttattttcatcagcACCTTCTTCagcttcctcttcctcttcactgCCCCTTCCCCCGCTGACCTTTTTTGTAGTTCCATAAATTATGTTTGTTCCTTCGCTAAACTTTTTaacctttccattttttttaacaactgTGTAAGAATTAacacttcccccctttggtAGTTCCCACACATGGTGGTAATTCACATCCACAATTTTTATCGGCCTCCCTCGGTTGTCCAGCTGATATACCCCGTTTTCCACGTTAGGATATTTTCTCCTCGAACATATTTTCAAGGAGATTATTTCTTTGATAAGAAGAACAAACAGGAGAACTCccacttttttcatttgcgcAAGATTTCTTATATTATTAAGGAAGGCGCTAAAAGATGTGTAAATGAGTGCAAGTATGTAGatctgtacatatacataggtGTAACCCTGTTGTGGGGGATAAAATGGCCAATCATCACCCTCTTCTAATGTATTTGTAGTGTAATTCCCTTTAtagtgtaaaaaaagaagaagaagaaaaaaaaaattgtatagaCAACGGTCGACAAACGAAAAGGTTAggtcaaatgaacaaacagTTACATATCCCTTAAGGGCAAAGGAAACTGAAAAAATACGATTACGCGATGCTATAACGCTGTTACTTATGACGCGAGACAAGGACACCAAAGACAACATAGAaacatccttttttatgttataACGCTCTTCCCAAAAAGGCGATTatattttacgaaaaagTTTCATTTCCCCTCCTTTCAGAGATGATTACAAGCTTAAACATGCCCGCGAATCGCAAAATTGCACAATCTcttatgtatgtacacatttcCGCCTCTCGGGAAACAactacatattttttccgtttttttttttttttttctttttttcaaacttgATTAAATTAACtcgtcaaaaaaaaaaaggaaaaaaataacatttggACCATTCGTAACAGGGGGGAAATAATCACCACGAGGTTCCTAGCATTAGGAGTTTTCCAAAATAGTTACACCTTTCGGTCCTTGCTGCTGAATTATCCTTCCAggggaatataaaaatgcacatagttgttgaaaatgcaaaaaaataaaacccGAAATAAAGTTCCATTTTGCGCTGAATAtcccatatatatgtgctaaaaaaaaggtgaggAGTAAATGAACCCCCACACCATCATACCGCCACTAACCCCAAGTAATTTCCAACTGAGActtgccaaaaaaaatggacaatctCCAAAAATTGAGCACACATTTACTCCCATATGATATCTTTTGGCGCGTTCTACAAAATTGGAGGGATGCGAAAAAAACGGATcgtcccccccttttttaacatacaaagagaaaataacGAAGGAACCGAAAGGAAACAGAACACTATGCTTCCAATCTTAGAGTCGGCTGAAATACACCCGTATTGAAATGTAAACACAGATAATTAAATATACGTGGAGGAAAATTATGCTACATCCGTCTTGCAAAGTTGTGAAAAATTTTGTACGATAAAACGGAATTTGCCAGTGGACCTTCGGTGAACATGTAAAAGGCTTTTCCCCGAGCACGACACCAGCGTTAAagattttgcaaaaaaaaaaaaatgatgttaATTTCAGAAACCCTTTTACATTATGCCACTAATACTCTTAATACAAGCAACGCACGTCCTCGTTAACATAATCTACACTTAAGCTTCACTGGCAGACccctcaaaaaaaggagcaactCGATGAACGCTCCATAGGACATACTCAAATCgatttattcaaaaaaaaaaaaaaaaaaaaaaatgagacgAAGAAGAGCTTAAAACATAATcaataggaagaaaaaaaatgtggtgcTATGTTTTCCATTATCTAGTAACAAAGTGTATAGCTAGCTtggtcgaaaaaaaaaaaaaaaaaaaaaaaaaaaagcggaagaAGGATTGACACAATTCGGaattaaatatttcattAAGTCTCCACAGAAGGGCTATCTTATGCATCCGATTAGGTGAATACGTAATTGTTTATATGATGCTTTTGTAAGTACACAATCACTTACCGCGGGTTCCAAATTTTGTACCGTTCTGTGCCATTTCGTGGAAGCAATTATAGAAAGGACTGCCCCTATTTTATCACCCCGCGCACCTCACTcaacaaaggggaaaaaacaacaaagcGTAGTGCCAACAGTGCATGTATTTTCACCCCCGGAGTATCCCTGCATTTCACCCGCTAAACCGAGAGGTAAGAAACTTCATCAAGCATGTTTATTAATTAATGACAAATGCTAAGTGACAACAATAGTTGTAGCAGTAGTAGTAGTGACAAAATCATGCTCTGACTGAAATCGTGTTTTCCTGGGGACGCGAGGAGAAGTAGCAGATGATACGGTGCCATCACCCCCAAGCCATTTTATGTGCACAAGAGCGAACATAAATGTTCGAAcataaatgtgcgaacataCAATTGTCTCCGCGTAGGAATGAAAAAGTGTAAACCAGAGCGCAAGCAAACACCAATGAATAAACAGAACACAGGGAGAATTGAACcctaaaaagtaaaaacataTCTGAAGGCAAAATCATCAAATGACTACTTCTCAATGCTGTAAAGGAGGCACAGTTAATGACAATATTGGGACATCCTCCACGTGATTATTTCTCCCTACCGCGCCTAGCAATACGCACACTGGTCATGACAATTGTGCAGAGGACAGaccaagggaaaaaagccTACAGAAGAAAGATAATAGAGGACTCAAAAGGAGGCTGTagcacctcttttttttcttcttcacccccCGCACTCCTTACTGTGCGTTCCGAAAAATGTTTCAGAACATACAAACCATAATTTTAGATGTGAACGATGGGGAGATGCGAGCAGGGTACTCAGGTGAGTGCTCACCCAGATACAGTTCTAACTTAATTCTAGGGTTACCGATAGTCCACAATGCTACCCTAAAACATACAATTTTCCCTTTATTaccagaaataaaaagagataATGTGGAACTTCTATACGGGAtgaaatacatatatgacGATAATAATAGCAGCAAATACGACATCAATTTTGACGTAATGGAAAAACTCCTGGAAGATATATCAGGGAGTAAAGCACTGGATGATAATTTTCAAGACCATCCTATTTTGTTAACAGAGCCAAACAAAACAGATAGACAATATCGAGAAAAATTTACAGAATTGATGTTCGAAACGCACAATGTATATCAGTTATTCCTCTCCAGAAGAAGTGTTTTGTCCTGCTATGGATGCGCAAGGACATCTGGTCTAGTTCTAAACGTTGAACGAAATTGCACCAACCTGTGTGGAATACAAGAAGGGTATATCTTTCAAAAACACATCGAAGAGGTTCCCATAGGAGGAGACCTAATCGATCGAATTTATCTAGCCTATctagaaaatgtaaaaaatattaaaatatatccCTACTTTACTATTGAGAAAAATCaaagtggtgaaaaaaagagcaatgAAATtagaattttaaaatgtccATTGGTTACAAAATCGTATTATCTTTGGGGATCTCTTCATGTAGCTAGTcatataaaagaaaacttAGGCAATGAAAGTCATCTCATGgttgataaaattaaaaaaaatgaaaacaagaATGAAAGTAGCACCAGTTATAAATTACCCGATGGAACTACTATAGATCAAAATACATGTGAATCGTTAAGACTTATTTtcccatatattttttttaaaaaaaaatacaaccaAAATAGTATAAGTAAATTAACCGGAATAACAACACTACATAATATGGATTTCAACGCATTTTATGATTCCCTAAAAACGTTAAAACTTCCAGTTTTATACAAACATAATTACAAGATTAATGCCAACAGTTCAGTTGTTGAGAAAGTACCAGACAACCCAGCTGATAAAAACTCCAACATATGCAATTCAGACCAAATTGATGCTTACTTTGAAATATTCGATGGTCTACaagattttataaaaaaaggaattttatCTTTTATATCTGCAAATATGAACCTAGATGAAGTTCTAAACTTCCTGATAGTGACTGGAGAATCCACCATGTTTCATAACTTTGTTGGAATTTTAAAATCGTACCTACCTTTTATAGACAcaataaaagagaagagcACACAAATTATCTATAGCAAAGGGGCCGATCGGAAATGCAATTGCTTTATAGGtgcttccattttgtccTCCCTCGGCACGTTCCCACAGTTCTGTATGACAAAAAGTGAGTACGAGGAATATGGCGTGAAAAATATTGTCGATAAGAAGTGTGcgtaaggagaagaaaagaaaaaaaaaaaaaaaggagtagaTATTTACCACCTGAACAATATGAAGAACATCTATTTCCTGTAACACAAACTTATCCCCAACCAAAGCTATACCTCTTGGCCAAATGTACTATCCGTTTGGTAACATTTGTGCAGAGTGAAATGTCCCCCTGGCGACACTCCCATATGTACTTGCAAACAATTGATACACTTTATGAGGGGACTACTTTCTCATGGCACATCCCCTGATTTgcagaaaattaaaaaaaaaaaaaaaaaaaaaaattactttcaTTTTTAGTTACGATTATGCGTTTGCTAAGGCGAAATGCATCCCTCGATGCATCGCTGACGTTTGATGTGAATACGCAGAATACATTTGTCCACAAGCTTgtatttgaattttttttttttttaaaactgcACACTTCgcatttttgtcttttaccgacttctttaaaaaaagaaaaaaaaaagcaaatatcAGCGCACACAGAGGATGAAATACCCCCGAATAactttaccatttttttttaattcattttaaatataaattaagTACACGTTGTAAAGGGGATATAACTGTGGGGGGGGGGCCATTTCACCTAAGAATCGTCCTAACTTGGAAACTCATATTCGCGCACTTCTACACTATTATATATTGGCCGTGCTAGGATACCTCTTGGATGCGCAAAATTGGCATgtcttaaaaattaaaatgatagCACTGTCAAAAATGCCTCCTGAATGTTTGCGCAACGCATGAGAATAGAAAATTGGCGAAGTGTGGGCGTCGTAAAGGGTAAAATGTTGCCGCGAAATTGTCCTAACCCCATGGACACTTGTCACCGATTCCAACTCAAAGATGGACCAACCACGTAACAACGTGATCATCACAAAAtgggacaagaaaaaagataACACATTTAAGGCACAACACAGCCTCTCTCCCATTATATTCCATCCCCTCACAGAAAGGAGGAATTCACATAGTGTTTATCTCATtccatccccttttttttttttcttttccttatctGTATGTATAATCCTGATTGCACTTCTTTTAATTTCACATATCAAGCAAACATTGAACGTACAGATAAGCATATAACTTCTTATTCACATAACCcgtatggaaaaaaaaaaaaaaaaaaaaaacatacacacacacacacatcaTGTAGGGAAAATGTACGACACTTCCAAATTAATTTATACTACGTTGTGCGGTGAATAAAAGTTTTTTCACAAAACGGAAGCTATATTCACATGTAATTCACAGGTAATTCACGTGTATGTTCTTAAATTTCACACAGCCGAAAATTGCTCATGCTCTTACCTTACCAGGCGAAAAGGGTGGGGTTATTATTTTCACGAAGTGGTTATCACGTTGGCATGCCTAATGAACATAACAGGTTAACAATTCTTaccatgtgcatacataagATGCACTATGCATGTACATGAATTTTATTAAACATAGATTAATCATAATACAATTTCACACGTACGCGCTTTTCCTTGTTCACGGCAATCTGCCAAAAGTgcgggagggggaaaattaAGCCCCCCTGCCAATCGAAATcgcaaaggagaaataaaaataattacgcATTTGCACCACTATTTCCGCTATCGCCAATGTTTGCATatctctaattttttttttttttttctctttttttcttttttcttactccatgatgaaattaaaaaagaaaatgccgAAGGATACGTATCTCTATGCTATATTAATTAATACTGACataatagaaaaatataaccAAAGCGTAATTAATTCTCCCCCACGAGAAGATATGCATATAATGCATACATGAGTGTACGTACAtgtaattattatttatatgtatgtatccTCTGAACTTGTGCTCTTTACCCGCATTCATGTATACAACTCTTGTAGCTTCTTCGTCAAGTTAAGTGGTGGTAACTTTTAGCagttccccctcccccctttcccctaaagGTCAAAGAGGAGGTCCTCCCCCCCGGGGAATGTACATCacgtacatatttatatatatatatatatatatgtgtttataTAAGACCAGCAGTTAGTAGCCCATCCACCGCGCGATCGCACTTTCAAAGAAATAATAACAGCACGTTTTGGAGCTAATTGTGTCAATCGTTCTTACAAATACGGAAAGGAACCAACAGAGATAGGTATTCCAACcatctgtaaaaaaaaaaaaaaaaaaaaaaaaaaaagagaagtagaacaaaaaaaCGCATGCTTGAAGTATTCAAAAATAAAGgctccttttttacaaatttcaACAACCCATTTGTGAAAGTTTGTTAAAAGATTCGCATATCTTGACCGACCTGTCATAAGAGAAGAGTAAAACtagttcccctttttgttatGTTTGCTTGATACCGAAAGAGGTAGAGAAAATAGTGGCGATTAAATTTACAACATTCCCCTCCTGCGTGCATCCCTACACGCTGCACAACTATTActaatgtgtacatatgtgtatgcataaGATAAGATAGGAAAAAACAGTTAATACCACACGGTAGTAACAGACACAGACACATATTCAAGCCGAAGTggacaaaatgaatattAGCGACTCGAATAAAGATGGCAACGATTCCAAGTCAGATAAAAGTACATCGTGGGTAAAATGGTTCAGCAGTAGAGCCCTCAGTAATTTCCTAGTCGAGGTAGATAATGAGTACATTACAGATTCCTTCAATTTATATGGCTTAAAATCTGAGATTCCAAATTTTAATCATTTACTATCCATAGTAGCTGGAGATGCTcctgatgaagatgatgctAAGAACGTATTTGGAAAGGATGCTGTTTGTTTATATTCATTAATCCACGCAAGATTTATTACAACCCCCAAAGGGCTGTCATTAATGAAGGACAAGTATATCAAGGGCGATTTTGGAAGATGCCCAAGAGTTAGTTGCTCTCAACACAATGTACTTCCAATTGGTTTGTTTGATCAAATTAAAATTGCTAAAGTACATATTTATTGTCCACTGTGTCAAGAGATATACAAAATACATGACGAGGACAAAGTATATTTGGATGGTTCGTTCTTTGGGACATCCTTTCCTCATATACTTCTGCAAACCTATCCTTACTATGCTACTTTGAAAACTCCTTCCTACTGCACCTCCAAAATTTTCGGATTTAGTGTCTACCAAAATTTTACCAGAACGGAATATAAAATTGCCAAGGGAGAATTTGGGAAAGTGTCTAGAGAaaatttccttaaaaaaaatccaaagtatttaaagaaattaaagaaagaagaattacAAATTAAGGATACCTAAACGTCTGTAGATTTTTAACTGTAAAAAACTACATTTAACGCCAttgtattcttttttttttttttttttttttttttcatttttttccacacacCCCCCTCCATCAGTGGTTAAAAAAgtttaattaaaattttatttgattCTCCTTTTAAATGCATATGTGCGTGTACACCTTGgggtatgtatatgcataggTTTGTGTATGGACGTATTTACAAGGGCGTACACATACAAGTCAACCAACAAAACATATCACCCCCCCCCAACCCTGCGTGGATGAATCTATCCGCATCCATCCCAGGTATGTGTTTCTGTTACtccattttatatatatatatgttttgtATTAATTGAATAAATAGAATAAACACTTATTCCTATTTGTGTAAATAAACGTTATATTCTTTAAAGTATTTCTGAAAATCATCAACATAAGCTTTATTGCTATGCATTTGTACTTTATgtaaatgtataaaaaaaaaataaataaataaataa
Coding sequences:
- a CDS encoding CPW-WPC family protein, translated to MLSLVSLSRVISNSVIASRNRIFSVSFALKGYVTVCSFDLTFSFVDRCLYNFFFLLLLFLHYKGNYTTNTLEEGDDWPFYPPQQGYTYVYVQIYILALIYTSFSAFLNNIRNLAQMKKVGVLLFVLLIKEIISLKICSRRKYPNVENGVYQLDNRGRPIKIVDVNYHHVWELPKGGSVNSYTVVKKNGKVKKFSEGTNIIYGTTKKVSGGRGSEEEEEAEEGADENKIKKEIEKRKKLNNIKNVSNVAKNEKDMEQKKKEKKKLQVPRAMHITAEDVPEEEQANEEEGYGSIAKELGAKIKDNLESHYEESKAPSSLSGDLLDVKIPTSLEKLLMDDLEEGKWLSRKPVHDKICLRDYTKQCPSLWEKVSETQCISPKDYEGPCSHLMTFEPMSAKEKSLIGMECKVNWLCLNELCGDSGRDYSKECPVDWTYTGMCEAPENYSGGCNKTMDFGAFTKKEKEDFSSACKVVWPCKEETCERDYSITCPKGWSYNASKDTCSSSHGFEGLISKEEMESISNMSYHQRVAFSTKYGIVWPCKNKCTLAYDLYDCPRGWINLMNSGVCKAPDDYVPPASCPRITHFDYMSINEKEAFSRKCHVKWLCVENSERDYSKCPKYFDYGTEGNDKGLCIPNEKYKGPCKDAQDILSLSLEQKYNFEETCEAQFRNMRSEDIPQTDEDVIDPTTMEKLLKGADTTDKGITLE
- a CDS encoding actin-like protein, putative: MFQNIQTIILDVNDGEMRAGYSGECSPRYSSNLILGLPIVHNATLKHTIFPLLPEIKRDNVELLYGMKYIYDDNNSSKYDINFDVMEKLLEDISGSKALDDNFQDHPILLTEPNKTDRQYREKFTELMFETHNVYQLFLSRRSVLSCYGCARTSGLVLNVERNCTNLCGIQEGYIFQKHIEEVPIGGDLIDRIYLAYLENVKNIKIYPYFTIEKNQSGEKKSNEIRILKCPLVTKSYYLWGSLHVASHIKENLGNESHLMVDKIKKNENKNESSTSYKLPDGTTIDQNTCESLRLIFPYIFFKKKYNQNSISKLTGITTLHNMDFNAFYDSLKTLKLPVLYKHNYKINANSSVVEKVPDNPADKNSNICNSDQIDAYFEIFDGLQDFIKKGILSFISANMNLDEVLNFLIVTGESTMFHNFVGILKSYLPFIDTIKEKSTQIIYSKGADRKCNCFIGASILSSLGTFPQFCMTKSEYEEYGVKNIVDKKCA
- a CDS encoding casein kinase II beta chain, putative; translation: MNISDSNKDGNDSKSDKSTSWVKWFSSRALSNFLVEVDNEYITDSFNLYGLKSEIPNFNHLLSIVAGDAPDEDDAKNVFGKDAVCLYSLIHARFITTPKGLSLMKDKYIKGDFGRCPRVSCSQHNVLPIGLFDQIKIAKVHIYCPLCQEIYKIHDEDKVYLDGSFFGTSFPHILLQTYPYYATLKTPSYCTSKIFGFSVYQNFTRTEYKIAKGEFGKVSRENFLKKNPKYLKKLKKEELQIKDT